In one Pseudomonas sp. R84 genomic region, the following are encoded:
- the ubiG gene encoding bifunctional 2-polyprenyl-6-hydroxyphenol methylase/3-demethylubiquinol 3-O-methyltransferase UbiG has protein sequence MSNVDHAEIAKFEALAHRWWDRESEFKPLHDINPLRVNWIDERVNLAGKKVLDVGCGGGILSEAMAQRGATVMGIDMGEAPLAVAQLHQLESGVSVEYRQITAEALAEEMPEQFDVVTCLEMLEHVPDPSSVIRACFRMVKPGGQVFFSTINRNPKAYLFAIIGAEYIMKLLPRGTHDFKKFIRPSELGAWSRMAGLTVKDIIGLTYNPLTKHYKLANDVDVNYMIQTLREE, from the coding sequence ATGAGCAACGTCGACCACGCCGAAATCGCCAAATTCGAAGCCCTGGCCCATCGCTGGTGGGACCGCGAAAGCGAATTCAAACCACTGCACGACATCAACCCGCTGCGGGTCAACTGGATTGACGAGCGGGTCAATCTGGCCGGCAAGAAAGTCCTCGACGTCGGTTGCGGCGGCGGCATCCTCAGCGAAGCCATGGCCCAGCGTGGCGCCACCGTAATGGGCATCGACATGGGCGAAGCGCCACTGGCAGTCGCGCAACTGCATCAGCTGGAATCCGGCGTCAGCGTCGAATACCGCCAGATCACCGCCGAAGCCCTGGCCGAAGAAATGCCCGAGCAGTTCGACGTGGTGACCTGTCTGGAAATGCTTGAGCACGTACCTGATCCATCGTCGGTGATCCGCGCCTGCTTCCGCATGGTCAAGCCCGGCGGCCAGGTGTTCTTCTCGACCATCAACCGCAACCCGAAGGCGTACCTGTTCGCCATCATCGGCGCCGAATACATCATGAAGCTGCTGCCGCGCGGCACCCATGACTTCAAGAAATTCATTCGCCCGTCCGAGCTGGGCGCCTGGAGCCGCATGGCCGGCCTGACCGTCAAGGACATCATCGGCCTGACCTACAACCCGCTGACCAAGCACTACAAACTGGCCAACGACGTTGACGTCAACTACATGATCCAGACCCTGCGCGAGGAATAA
- a CDS encoding ABC transporter ATP-binding protein, producing MSDSADDTPAVKRVDRLSWAEVRRLALTHKKSLWIANGVAVLATLCSVPIPLLLPLLVDEVLLGHGDAALKVMNHVLPTMWQQAAGYIGLMLLVTLTLRCGSLSFGVLQSRLFARLAKDIVYRIRVRLIERLKRISLGEYESLGSGTVTTHLVTDLDTLDKFVGETLSRFLVAMLTLVGTASILMWMHWKLALLILLFNPLVIYATVQLGKRVKHLKKLENDSTSRFTQALSETLDAIQEIRAGNRQGFFLGRLGLRAQEVRNYAVNSQWKTDASNRASGLLFQFGIDIFRAAAMLTVLFSDLSIGQMLAVFSYLWFMIGPVEQLLNLQYAYYAAGGALARINELLARADEPQYSGSVDPFKGRDTVGIQVQGLSFGYGDELVLDQLNLSIAPGEKVAIVGASGGGKSTLVQLLLGLYTPLAGTIRFGGSTQQEIGLDTVRENVAVVLQHPALFNDTVRANLTMGRTRSDEACWQALEIAQLEATIRALPNGLDSIVGRSGVRLSGGQRQRLAIARMILAEPKVVILDEATSALDAATEYNLHQAMARFLNGRTTLIIAHRLSAVKQADRVLVFDGGQVAEDGDHQQLIADGGLYAKLYGHLQQIQRP from the coding sequence GTGTCTGATTCGGCCGATGACACGCCAGCCGTAAAGCGTGTCGACCGGCTGAGCTGGGCAGAAGTCCGGCGACTGGCACTCACTCACAAAAAATCCCTGTGGATCGCCAACGGTGTGGCTGTGCTGGCGACGTTGTGCAGCGTGCCGATCCCATTGCTGTTGCCATTGCTGGTGGACGAAGTCCTGCTCGGCCACGGCGACGCGGCACTGAAAGTGATGAACCATGTGCTGCCGACGATGTGGCAGCAGGCGGCGGGTTACATCGGTCTGATGCTGTTGGTCACCCTGACGTTGCGATGTGGCTCACTGAGCTTCGGCGTTTTGCAGTCACGGCTGTTCGCACGGCTGGCCAAAGACATCGTCTATCGCATTCGCGTGCGTCTGATCGAACGCCTCAAGCGTATTTCCCTCGGCGAATACGAAAGCCTGGGTAGCGGTACGGTGACCACGCACCTGGTCACGGACCTCGATACCCTCGACAAATTCGTTGGCGAAACCCTCAGCCGCTTTCTGGTGGCGATGCTCACACTGGTCGGCACCGCCAGCATCCTGATGTGGATGCACTGGAAGCTGGCGCTGCTGATTCTGCTGTTCAACCCGCTGGTGATCTACGCCACGGTGCAGTTGGGCAAACGCGTCAAACACCTGAAGAAACTCGAGAACGACAGTACCTCGCGCTTCACTCAGGCGTTGAGCGAAACCCTTGATGCGATTCAGGAAATCCGTGCTGGCAACCGTCAGGGTTTCTTCCTCGGGCGACTCGGCCTGCGTGCGCAGGAGGTGCGTAATTACGCGGTCAACTCGCAGTGGAAAACCGACGCCTCCAACCGCGCCAGTGGTCTGCTGTTTCAGTTCGGTATCGACATTTTTCGTGCGGCGGCGATGCTCACGGTGTTGTTCTCCGATCTGTCGATAGGCCAGATGCTCGCGGTGTTCAGCTACCTGTGGTTCATGATCGGCCCGGTCGAACAACTGCTCAATCTGCAATACGCCTATTACGCGGCGGGCGGGGCGCTGGCGCGGATCAACGAACTGCTGGCACGTGCCGATGAGCCGCAATATTCCGGCAGTGTCGATCCGTTCAAGGGGCGTGACACCGTCGGCATTCAGGTGCAAGGCCTGAGCTTCGGCTACGGTGATGAACTGGTGCTGGATCAACTGAATCTGTCGATTGCTCCCGGTGAAAAAGTCGCGATTGTTGGCGCCAGTGGCGGTGGCAAAAGTACCTTGGTGCAATTGCTCCTCGGGCTGTACACGCCGCTGGCCGGCACCATCCGTTTCGGCGGTTCGACCCAGCAGGAGATCGGCCTCGACACGGTTCGCGAAAACGTCGCGGTGGTGCTGCAACACCCGGCGCTGTTCAACGATACCGTGCGCGCCAACCTGACCATGGGCCGCACTCGCAGTGATGAAGCGTGCTGGCAGGCACTGGAAATCGCTCAGCTCGAAGCGACCATCCGTGCTTTGCCCAATGGCCTGGACAGTATTGTCGGCCGTTCCGGCGTGCGCTTGTCGGGCGGGCAACGCCAACGCCTGGCCATCGCCCGGATGATCCTCGCCGAGCCGAAAGTCGTCATCCTCGACGAAGCCACTTCGGCCCTCGACGCCGCCACCGAGTACAACCTGCATCAGGCCATGGCGCGCTTCCTCAATGGCCGCACCACACTGATCATTGCTCATCGACTGTCGGCGGTGAAACAGGCTGATCGCGTGCTGGTGTTCGATGGCGGTCAGGTCGCTGAGGACGGCGATCACCAGCAGCTGATCGCCGATGGCGGTCTGTATGCCAAGCTCTATGGTCACCTGCAGCAGATCCAGCGCCCTTGA
- a CDS encoding TRZ/ATZ family hydrolase: MPKPAIALDLLLLPTWLVPVEPAGVVLKEHGLGIRDGRIVFIGPRAEALKCNATEIRELPDVLLAPGLINAHGHAAMTLFRGLADDLPLMTWLENHIWPAEAKWVDEAFVRDGTDLAIAEQIKGGITCFSDMYFFPKVASERVHNSGIRAQIAIPILDFPIPGASSADEAIRQGVELFGDLKHHERIKITFGPHAPYTVGDENLEKIRVIAEELDASIHMHVHETAFEVQQSLEQRGERPLARLGRLGLLGPRFQAVHMTQISEDDLALLVESNTSVIHCPESNLKLASGFCPVERLWQAGVNVAVGTDGAASNNDLDLLGETRTAALLAKAVAGSATALDAHRALRMATLNGARALGIETQVGSLEIGKAADIVAFDLSGLAQQPVYDPVSQLIYATGRDCVKHLWVAGKQLLDDRRLTRLDEEQLGATARAWGQRISGHTES, translated from the coding sequence ATGCCGAAACCTGCCATTGCGCTCGACTTATTATTGCTGCCGACCTGGCTGGTACCCGTCGAACCTGCAGGCGTTGTGCTCAAAGAGCACGGCCTGGGCATCCGCGACGGTCGCATCGTGTTTATCGGCCCGCGCGCCGAAGCATTGAAGTGTAACGCCACGGAAATCCGCGAACTGCCGGATGTGCTGCTCGCCCCCGGCCTGATCAACGCTCATGGTCACGCGGCGATGACACTGTTCCGTGGCCTGGCCGATGATCTGCCGCTGATGACCTGGCTGGAAAACCACATCTGGCCGGCCGAGGCCAAATGGGTCGATGAAGCTTTCGTCCGTGACGGCACCGATCTGGCCATTGCCGAGCAGATCAAGGGCGGCATCACTTGCTTCTCGGACATGTATTTCTTTCCGAAAGTCGCCAGCGAACGCGTGCATAACAGCGGCATTCGCGCGCAAATCGCGATTCCGATCCTTGATTTCCCGATTCCGGGCGCCAGCAGTGCAGATGAAGCCATTCGTCAGGGCGTCGAGTTGTTCGGCGACTTGAAGCATCACGAACGGATCAAGATCACCTTTGGCCCTCATGCACCGTACACCGTCGGCGACGAGAACCTGGAGAAAATCCGCGTGATTGCCGAGGAACTGGACGCCTCGATCCACATGCACGTTCACGAAACCGCGTTCGAAGTTCAGCAGTCACTGGAGCAGCGCGGCGAACGTCCGCTGGCGCGCCTCGGCCGCCTCGGTCTGCTCGGCCCGCGCTTCCAGGCCGTGCACATGACTCAGATCAGCGAGGATGACCTGGCGTTGCTGGTAGAAAGCAACACCAGCGTGATTCATTGCCCGGAATCCAACCTGAAACTCGCCAGCGGCTTCTGCCCGGTCGAGCGTTTGTGGCAGGCTGGGGTGAATGTCGCGGTCGGCACCGATGGCGCCGCCAGCAATAACGATCTGGATCTACTCGGCGAAACCCGCACCGCCGCCCTGCTGGCCAAAGCCGTCGCCGGCTCCGCCACCGCGCTGGACGCTCATCGGGCACTGCGCATGGCCACCCTGAATGGCGCGCGCGCACTGGGGATCGAGACGCAAGTCGGTTCACTGGAAATAGGCAAAGCCGCCGACATCGTCGCTTTCGACCTGTCCGGCCTGGCGCAGCAACCGGTGTACGACCCGGTTTCGCAGCTTATCTATGCCACCGGTCGCGATTGCGTGAAACACCTGTGGGTCGCCGGCAAACAACTGCTCGACGACCGCCGCCTGACACGACTGGACGAAGAGCAACTGGGCGCCACTGCCCGGGCCTGGGGCCAGCGCATCAGCGGCCACACCGAATCGTAA
- a CDS encoding DsbA family protein produces MCSWCWGFAPVAKALVEQAQAAGVELHLVVGGLRTGSGSALEPTTRRYILEHWQAVTEATGQPFKFDGALPDGFVYDTEPACRAIVTARSLAPDCAWTLVGLIQQAFYAEGRDVTQASVLVELAEQAGVPRIEFAALFDHADQHKATQADFSWVQDLGIAGFPTLLAERNGQLALLTNGYQPLSELSPLLGRWLERAACV; encoded by the coding sequence ATGTGTTCGTGGTGCTGGGGATTTGCTCCGGTGGCCAAGGCATTGGTCGAGCAGGCGCAAGCAGCCGGGGTCGAGTTGCATCTGGTGGTCGGCGGTTTGCGCACCGGCAGCGGTTCGGCGCTGGAGCCGACCACGCGTCGCTACATTCTTGAGCATTGGCAAGCGGTCACCGAGGCCACCGGCCAGCCGTTCAAGTTTGACGGCGCGTTGCCCGACGGTTTTGTCTACGACACCGAGCCGGCCTGCCGCGCAATCGTCACCGCGCGCAGTCTGGCGCCGGACTGCGCGTGGACACTGGTCGGTCTGATCCAGCAGGCGTTTTACGCAGAAGGTCGCGATGTCACCCAGGCCAGTGTGCTGGTGGAATTGGCAGAGCAGGCCGGCGTGCCGCGTATCGAATTCGCTGCGTTGTTTGATCATGCCGATCAACACAAAGCGACTCAGGCCGATTTCAGTTGGGTACAGGATCTCGGTATCGCCGGTTTCCCGACCCTGCTGGCCGAGCGCAACGGTCAACTGGCGCTGCTGACCAACGGCTATCAACCGCTCAGTGAACTGTCGCCGTTACTGGGTCGATGGCTGGAGCGTGCGGCCTGTGTCTGA
- a CDS encoding EAL domain-containing protein, producing MKQKRTLGTPRLLGIVWPFIAVVLFQALLGGVSLYVLSAVRGYVAGESLWSKGQKDAIYYLNLYADSRDEAILLKYRNAIAVPQGGHQLRLALDHQPPDLAAAREGILKGGNHPDDVSSLIWLYLNFRHFSYLETAIDRWTVGDAYLVELDDVAQEMHRSISDNTASSADIQRWKARIFAINDGVTPAAKAFSDALGEGSRMIMRLLLFTNLATALGLIVLALWRTHKLLKQRHAFAEALQLEKDRAHVTLHSIGDGVITTDVSGAIDYMNPAAEAMTHWKAEQAAGLPLAALFNLLDDNAQAEGLTLIEHILSGQLSGGSEHSKLIQRLDGTTLSVTLVGAPIRNAGKVSGTVLVLHDMTQERQYIANLSWQATHDALTGLANRREFEYRLEQALHNLTRHSGRHALMFLDLDQFKLVNDTCGHAAGDELLRHICTLLQSGLREGDTLARLGGDEFGILLENCAPDAAEKIAEALRQTVQNLHFVWKGRPFLTTVSIGLVHIAQTPTTLEASLRAADMACYMAKEKGRNRVQVYHADDSELSLRFGEMAWVQRLHMALEENRFCLYAQEIAPLKPGDNKGGHIEILLRLHDEAGRMILPDSFIPAAERYGLMSQLDRWVVQNVFKVIAQCIAQEHQEPLAMCAINLSGITIGDDAFLHFLREQFVNYAIPPEMICFEITETSAIANLGSAIRFINELKGLGCYFSLDDFCAGMSSFAYLKHLPVDFLKIDGSFVKDMLDDPINRAMVEVINHIGHVMGKQTIAEFVETTQIEQALLEIGVDYAQGYVIERPQLFTCDSLQSRPARPQPLLFKAPGTFR from the coding sequence ATGAAGCAAAAGCGGACTCTCGGAACGCCACGGTTGTTGGGCATCGTGTGGCCATTTATTGCCGTCGTGTTATTTCAAGCGTTATTGGGCGGCGTGAGTCTTTACGTGCTCTCGGCCGTTCGCGGTTACGTCGCCGGTGAAAGCCTCTGGTCCAAGGGTCAGAAAGACGCGATCTACTACCTCAATCTGTATGCCGATAGCCGCGACGAGGCCATTTTGCTCAAATACCGCAACGCGATTGCCGTGCCGCAAGGCGGGCATCAGTTGCGTCTGGCGCTGGATCATCAACCGCCGGATCTGGCCGCTGCGCGCGAAGGTATTCTCAAGGGCGGCAACCACCCGGACGACGTCTCCAGCCTGATCTGGCTATACCTCAACTTCCGCCATTTCAGTTATCTGGAAACCGCCATCGATCGCTGGACCGTCGGTGACGCCTATCTGGTCGAGCTGGATGACGTGGCGCAGGAGATGCACCGCAGCATTTCAGATAACACCGCCAGCAGCGCTGATATCCAGCGCTGGAAGGCACGGATTTTCGCCATCAATGACGGCGTCACCCCAGCAGCGAAGGCTTTCAGCGATGCCTTGGGCGAAGGCTCGCGAATGATCATGCGTCTGCTGCTGTTCACCAACCTGGCCACGGCGCTGGGGTTGATCGTTCTGGCCTTGTGGCGCACACACAAACTGCTCAAGCAGCGTCACGCCTTTGCCGAGGCGCTGCAACTGGAGAAAGATCGGGCGCACGTCACGCTGCATTCGATCGGTGATGGCGTCATCACCACCGATGTCAGCGGCGCCATCGATTACATGAACCCAGCTGCCGAAGCCATGACCCACTGGAAAGCCGAGCAGGCGGCCGGGCTGCCGCTGGCAGCGCTATTCAATTTGCTCGACGACAATGCCCAGGCCGAAGGCCTGACGCTGATCGAGCACATTCTCAGTGGCCAGCTCAGTGGCGGCAGCGAGCATTCGAAACTGATCCAGCGCCTGGATGGCACGACGTTGTCGGTGACGCTGGTCGGCGCACCGATCCGCAATGCCGGCAAGGTCAGCGGTACGGTGCTGGTGCTGCACGACATGACTCAGGAGCGGCAATACATCGCCAATCTGTCGTGGCAGGCCACCCATGATGCGCTGACCGGACTGGCCAACCGCCGCGAGTTCGAATATCGCCTGGAGCAGGCACTGCACAACCTCACGCGCCATTCCGGTCGGCATGCGCTGATGTTCCTCGATCTCGATCAATTCAAACTGGTCAACGACACCTGTGGTCACGCCGCCGGTGATGAGTTGTTGCGGCACATTTGCACGCTGCTGCAATCAGGGTTGCGCGAGGGGGACACGCTGGCACGACTCGGGGGTGATGAGTTCGGAATTTTGCTGGAGAACTGCGCACCGGACGCGGCGGAGAAGATTGCCGAGGCGCTGCGCCAGACTGTGCAGAATCTGCATTTTGTCTGGAAGGGGCGGCCGTTCCTGACCACTGTGAGCATTGGTCTGGTGCATATCGCACAAACCCCGACGACCCTCGAAGCCTCACTGCGTGCGGCCGATATGGCCTGTTACATGGCCAAGGAGAAAGGCCGCAACCGTGTGCAGGTCTATCACGCCGACGATTCCGAGCTGTCGCTGCGCTTTGGCGAAATGGCCTGGGTACAGCGTCTGCACATGGCGCTGGAGGAAAACCGTTTTTGTCTGTACGCCCAGGAAATCGCCCCGCTCAAACCGGGCGACAACAAGGGTGGGCACATCGAGATTCTGCTGCGTCTGCATGATGAAGCCGGACGGATGATCCTGCCGGACAGTTTCATTCCCGCTGCCGAGCGCTATGGTTTGATGAGTCAACTGGATCGTTGGGTAGTTCAGAACGTATTCAAGGTTATTGCTCAATGTATTGCGCAAGAACATCAAGAGCCATTAGCAATGTGTGCGATTAATCTGTCAGGCATTACTATAGGAGATGACGCGTTTTTGCACTTTCTGCGCGAGCAGTTTGTTAACTATGCAATACCGCCTGAAATGATTTGTTTTGAAATTACAGAAACCAGTGCAATTGCAAATCTGGGCAGCGCAATAAGATTTATTAATGAACTCAAAGGGTTAGGTTGCTACTTTTCGTTAGATGACTTTTGTGCCGGAATGTCTTCGTTCGCTTATCTGAAACATTTGCCTGTAGACTTCCTGAAGATCGACGGGAGTTTCGTAAAGGATATGCTGGACGACCCGATTAACCGCGCAATGGTCGAAGTGATCAATCACATCGGGCATGTCATGGGTAAGCAGACAATTGCCGAGTTTGTTGAAACAACCCAGATCGAGCAGGCGTTGCTTGAGATTGGTGTGGATTACGCTCAGGGTTATGTTATAGAACGCCCACAGTTGTTTACCTGTGACAGTTTGCAAAGTCGGCCCGCCAGGCCGCAACCGCTGTTATTCAAAGCGCCTGGCACGTTCCGTTGA
- a CDS encoding GGDEF domain-containing protein translates to MKSPSQTNAIDFDSAKLQRLGFGQLPPLLERPASLAQLRQQMSLQLQTSLEPQRILGLFFREVQRLVPLDALSYVHQGSDLRLEFGTRGHHSISYSLSHEGEHMGELIFRRNQRFNEQDQGNLESLLSSLLYPMRNALLYRAATQSALRDPLTGAGNRIAMEQTLQREIDMSRRHVQPLSVLMLDIDHFKRVNDSHGHSAGDDVLKAIAATIKAQLRNVDMVFRYGGEEFLVLLSNTSRDAAAMVGERLRYATQAAEYYADGQLIELTVSLGCSTLLPGESADSLLRRADSALYVAKREGRNRLAMAG, encoded by the coding sequence ATGAAATCACCCTCCCAGACCAATGCAATTGACTTTGACAGTGCCAAATTGCAACGCCTGGGCTTTGGTCAACTGCCTCCCCTTCTGGAGCGACCGGCCAGCCTGGCGCAATTGCGCCAGCAAATGAGCCTGCAACTGCAGACCAGCCTTGAGCCGCAACGCATCCTCGGTCTGTTTTTCCGCGAAGTTCAGCGCCTTGTGCCGCTGGACGCGCTCAGTTACGTGCACCAGGGCAGCGATTTGCGCCTGGAGTTCGGCACCCGCGGCCACCATTCGATCAGCTATAGCCTCAGTCACGAAGGCGAGCACATGGGTGAACTGATATTCCGCCGCAATCAGCGCTTCAACGAACAGGACCAGGGCAACCTTGAATCGCTGTTGTCGTCGCTGCTGTACCCGATGCGCAATGCTTTGCTCTACCGCGCCGCCACACAGAGCGCCCTGCGTGATCCGTTGACCGGCGCCGGCAACCGTATCGCCATGGAGCAGACCTTGCAGCGCGAGATCGACATGTCGCGTCGGCATGTGCAGCCGCTCTCGGTGCTGATGCTCGACATCGATCACTTCAAACGGGTCAACGACAGCCATGGTCACAGCGCCGGCGATGACGTACTAAAAGCCATCGCCGCGACCATCAAGGCGCAACTGCGCAACGTCGACATGGTGTTTCGTTACGGTGGTGAAGAGTTTTTGGTGCTGCTGTCCAATACCAGCCGGGATGCGGCGGCAATGGTCGGCGAACGTCTGCGTTATGCGACGCAGGCAGCGGAATACTATGCGGATGGGCAGTTGATCGAATTGACTGTGAGCCTGGGATGTTCGACGTTGTTGCCGGGCGAATCGGCCGACAGCTTGCTGCGCCGCGCTGACAGTGCGTTGTATGTGGCCAAGCGTGAAGGTCGCAACCGGTTGGCGATGGCGGGCTAA
- a CDS encoding YciK family oxidoreductase, translating to MFDYSARPELLKDRVILVTGAGRGIGAAAAKTYAAHGATVLLLGKTEANLAQVYDEIEAAGHPQPAVIPFNLETALPHQYDELAAMIETEFGHLDGLLHNASIIGPRTPIEQLSGENFMRVMQVNVNAMFMLTSTLLPLLKLSQDASVVFTSSSVGRKGRAYWGAYGVSKFATEGLMQTLADEVDGVAPVRSNSINPGGTRTSMRAQAYPGENPLNNPTPEEIMPVYLYLMGPDSTGINGQAFNAQ from the coding sequence ATGTTTGATTATTCCGCTCGTCCCGAATTGCTCAAGGATCGGGTCATTCTGGTCACCGGTGCCGGTCGTGGCATTGGCGCGGCTGCGGCGAAAACCTACGCCGCCCATGGCGCTACGGTATTGCTGCTGGGCAAGACCGAGGCCAATCTGGCGCAGGTGTATGACGAGATCGAAGCTGCCGGGCATCCGCAACCGGCGGTGATTCCGTTCAACCTGGAAACCGCCCTGCCCCATCAGTACGATGAACTGGCCGCGATGATCGAGACCGAGTTCGGCCACCTCGACGGTTTGCTGCACAACGCTTCGATCATCGGCCCACGCACGCCGATCGAGCAGTTGTCCGGCGAAAACTTCATGCGCGTCATGCAGGTCAACGTCAACGCCATGTTCATGCTGACCAGCACCCTGCTGCCGCTGCTCAAGCTGTCACAAGACGCCTCGGTGGTGTTCACCTCCAGCAGCGTCGGCCGCAAGGGTCGGGCGTACTGGGGCGCCTATGGCGTGTCGAAGTTCGCCACCGAAGGCCTGATGCAAACCCTGGCCGATGAAGTTGACGGTGTGGCGCCAGTTCGCTCCAACAGCATCAACCCGGGCGGCACCCGCACCAGCATGCGCGCACAAGCCTATCCGGGCGAAAACCCGCTGAACAATCCGACACCGGAAGAAATCATGCCGGTCTACCTGTACCTGATGGGCCCGGACAGCACCGGCATCAACGGTCAGGCGTTCAACGCGCAATAA
- the mupP gene encoding N-acetylmuramic acid 6-phosphate phosphatase MupP has product MAIRAVLFDMDGTLLDTAPDFIAICQAMRADRGLPPINDKHIRDEISGGAKAMVAVTFSMDPESPGFEELRLEFLERYLVGCAVHSKLFDGMGELLADIEKANLIWGVVTNKPLRFAEPIMQQLGLSERSALLICPDHVKNSKPDPEPLILACKMLDLDPATVLFVGDDLRDIESGRDAGTKTAAVTFGYIHPDDNPRHWGADVVVDHPSELRKVLDSALCSC; this is encoded by the coding sequence ATGGCCATCAGAGCAGTTCTTTTCGACATGGACGGCACCCTGCTCGACACGGCGCCGGACTTCATCGCCATCTGTCAGGCGATGCGCGCGGATCGCGGCTTGCCGCCGATCAACGACAAGCACATCCGCGACGAGATTTCCGGCGGCGCCAAGGCCATGGTCGCGGTGACGTTCTCGATGGACCCGGAGTCGCCGGGCTTCGAAGAACTGCGTCTGGAGTTCCTCGAGCGCTATCTGGTCGGTTGCGCCGTACACAGCAAGCTGTTCGACGGCATGGGCGAACTGCTCGCCGACATCGAGAAGGCCAACCTGATCTGGGGCGTGGTGACCAACAAGCCGTTGCGCTTTGCCGAGCCGATCATGCAACAGTTGGGACTGTCCGAGCGTTCGGCGCTGCTGATCTGCCCGGATCACGTGAAAAACAGCAAGCCGGATCCGGAGCCGTTGATCCTTGCATGCAAAATGCTTGATCTGGATCCGGCGACGGTTCTGTTTGTCGGCGATGATCTGCGCGATATCGAATCGGGGCGCGATGCCGGTACGAAAACGGCGGCGGTGACATTTGGCTACATTCACCCGGACGACAACCCGCGGCATTGGGGCGCGGACGTGGTGGTGGACCATCCGTCGGAGTTGCGCAAGGTGCTCGATAGCGCGCTTTGCAGCTGCTGA
- a CDS encoding iron-containing redox enzyme family protein, with the protein MIDTFNRTGPLMEAASYPEWAQQLIEDCSESKRRVVEHELYLRMRDNKLSARTMRQYLIGGWPVVEQFALYMAQNLTKTRFARHPGEDMARRWLMRNIRVELNHADYWVHWSRAHGVSLEDLQAQQVPPELHALSHWCWHTSSADSLIVAIAATNYAIEGATGEWSALVCSTGVYAAAFPEEDRKRAMKWLKMHAQYDDAHPWEALEIICTLAGMNPSKALQTELRQAVCKSYDYMYLFLERCMQLETSERLLVNRERRAVVES; encoded by the coding sequence GTGATCGACACATTCAACCGAACCGGACCACTCATGGAAGCTGCAAGTTATCCAGAATGGGCACAACAGCTCATTGAGGATTGCAGCGAGAGCAAGCGCCGGGTTGTCGAACATGAACTTTACCTGCGCATGCGTGATAACAAACTCAGCGCCAGAACCATGCGTCAGTACCTGATCGGGGGCTGGCCGGTGGTTGAGCAGTTTGCGTTGTACATGGCGCAGAACCTCACCAAAACCAGATTTGCCCGTCACCCGGGCGAAGACATGGCGCGGCGCTGGCTGATGCGCAATATCCGCGTTGAACTCAATCACGCCGATTACTGGGTGCATTGGAGTCGTGCCCATGGCGTCAGTCTGGAAGACCTTCAGGCCCAGCAAGTGCCGCCGGAACTGCATGCCTTGAGTCATTGGTGCTGGCACACCAGTTCAGCCGACTCACTGATTGTGGCCATCGCCGCTACCAACTATGCCATCGAAGGCGCGACCGGGGAGTGGTCGGCGCTGGTCTGCTCCACCGGCGTGTACGCCGCAGCGTTTCCCGAAGAGGATCGCAAGCGCGCGATGAAGTGGTTGAAGATGCATGCCCAGTACGACGATGCTCACCCTTGGGAAGCGCTGGAAATCATCTGCACCCTGGCCGGGATGAACCCGAGCAAGGCATTGCAAACCGAACTGCGTCAGGCTGTGTGCAAGAGCTACGACTACATGTATCTGTTTCTGGAGCGTTGTATGCAGCTTGAGACGTCGGAACGCTTGTTGGTCAACCGAGAGCGCAGGGCCGTAGTCGAGAGCTGA